One Fulvitalea axinellae genomic window carries:
- a CDS encoding IS4 family transposase gives MTKLKPAKRLESQFEYTKLQTLITSEPELKKLNKARLKLLCYLITSLIKVQKVGFRHLSEGYDSGATVTSNMRRIQRFFAKFEFPEEGFSRLIIRMIPVKGKYRIAIDRTNWKFGKRNINLLFLCVVYKGVGIPLIWKVLGDKKGNSSTAERKGLLGKFIEWFGADMIERITADREFIGEEWWEFLLEHGIPFYIRIKENALIGLHGGRFVNARRLFAPHKLKVAYFHPTSVTITKVKVYVSGMKYIENGKLEYLILASPKNTRESLEIYRERWQIETMFRGFKSAGFNLEDTHLQDYERINKLLCVIAIAFIWSYNIGIFKHEEEEPIKIKKHGRRAKSFFSYGLEEIAHALINKVETKIERLSGLFLSCT, from the coding sequence GTGACCAAACTTAAACCCGCAAAACGATTGGAAAGCCAGTTCGAATATACAAAACTACAGACCTTAATTACCAGTGAACCCGAGTTAAAGAAACTGAATAAGGCCCGACTAAAACTGCTTTGTTACCTGATAACCTCGTTGATCAAAGTCCAAAAGGTTGGTTTCAGACACCTTTCGGAAGGATACGATTCGGGAGCTACGGTGACGTCCAACATGAGGAGGATTCAGCGTTTCTTTGCCAAATTCGAATTTCCGGAAGAGGGCTTTTCCCGGCTTATCATCAGGATGATTCCCGTCAAAGGGAAATACCGGATCGCCATTGACCGGACCAACTGGAAGTTCGGGAAAAGGAACATCAACTTGCTGTTTCTCTGCGTTGTATACAAAGGCGTGGGTATTCCGTTGATATGGAAAGTGCTTGGGGACAAGAAGGGGAATTCGAGCACGGCCGAACGAAAAGGTCTTCTCGGGAAGTTTATCGAATGGTTCGGTGCGGATATGATCGAACGCATTACCGCTGACCGGGAATTTATCGGCGAAGAATGGTGGGAATTCCTGCTGGAACACGGGATCCCTTTTTATATCCGCATCAAGGAAAACGCGTTAATAGGGTTGCATGGCGGAAGATTCGTAAACGCCAGGCGATTGTTTGCGCCCCATAAGCTGAAAGTCGCCTATTTTCATCCGACTTCCGTGACGATCACCAAGGTGAAGGTGTATGTTTCGGGAATGAAGTACATCGAGAACGGAAAGCTCGAATACTTGATCCTCGCGTCTCCGAAAAACACTCGGGAAAGCTTAGAAATCTACCGTGAACGCTGGCAGATAGAAACCATGTTCAGGGGCTTCAAAAGTGCGGGCTTCAACCTTGAGGATACGCATTTACAAGATTACGAAAGGATAAACAAGTTGCTGTGTGTCATAGCAATAGCGTTTATCTGGTCGTATAATATCGGGATTTTCAAACACGAAGAGGAGGAGCCGATCAAAATCAAAAAACACGGGAGAAGGGCGAAAAGCTTTTTCTCGTACGGCCTTGAGGAAATAGCCCACGCTCTGATTAATAAGGTCGAAACGAAGATCGAGAGATTATCAGGGCTATTTTTGTCATGTACTTAG
- a CDS encoding heavy metal translocating P-type ATPase, with the protein MDTSKRTAPLYWKQLSVRVLINRALTQAINDMGIVKENYTVTGMTCAGCAASVENVLNGIEGVKEAKVNFADNTVAMEYDMDAVKINEIKVKLTDVGYGLVGESAAEQQALEAEKEQHRKKARNKMVVAIVLAVPVVLLAMVFPSFPYANWISLVLTLIILVYSGHDFFTSAWKKAMHGSSNMDTLIAMGTGAAFLFSAFNTIYPAYLKNQGFATHVYFESAAVIVAFILLGKYLEENAKSKTSSAIKKLMSLEAKTALVVVNGELQEQPIEAIAVNNTVRVLPGNRIPLDGTVEEGSSYVDESMISGEPLPVSKKKGDTVIGGTVNQKGTLTVRVTKTGSDTMLSRIINMVRDAQGSKAPMQKLADKIASVFVPIVILIALISFGVWYVFGPEPHISYAIITAVTVLVIACPCALGLATPTALMAGIGKGAENGILIKDAERLEALKTLDVVILDKTGTLTKGKPEVTAVHFEGEVEEQKDYKGVLREMELHSEHPLASAVANYFDEESPFKLHDIESVPGKGLTAKAERRTYWVGNEKMLHEKVEKVPEELTQMAENWKVEGKTVVYFGQNKKPLAVLAIADQLKDGSKEAVQAIKNLGVSVHMLTGDNMSTAEAIAKQVAVDKVKAEALPEDKAKHVKKLKKKGLKVGMVGDGINDSPALALADVGIAMGHGTDIAIESADLTLVKGDLRDIAKAIRLSRITDRTIKENLFWAFFYNLIGIPIAAGVLYPFFGFLLSPMIAGAAMAFSSVSVVTNSLRIRGKKLG; encoded by the coding sequence TTGGACACAAGCAAACGCACCGCACCGCTTTACTGGAAGCAGTTGAGTGTCCGGGTATTGATAAACCGGGCACTAACACAAGCTATTAACGATATGGGAATCGTAAAGGAAAATTACACCGTCACGGGCATGACTTGCGCCGGATGTGCGGCCAGCGTCGAAAACGTGCTCAATGGCATTGAGGGCGTAAAAGAGGCTAAAGTCAACTTCGCCGACAATACCGTGGCGATGGAATACGATATGGACGCCGTTAAGATCAACGAGATCAAGGTCAAGCTTACGGACGTGGGCTACGGGCTGGTAGGCGAATCGGCGGCGGAACAGCAGGCTCTGGAAGCGGAGAAAGAACAACACCGCAAGAAAGCGCGTAACAAAATGGTTGTCGCTATTGTGTTGGCGGTACCGGTGGTGTTGCTCGCTATGGTTTTCCCCTCTTTTCCTTATGCGAACTGGATCAGTCTGGTCTTGACCCTAATCATACTCGTTTATAGCGGACACGATTTCTTTACCAGCGCATGGAAAAAAGCCATGCACGGGTCTTCCAATATGGATACGCTGATTGCTATGGGTACGGGGGCAGCCTTCCTCTTTAGCGCCTTTAACACCATCTATCCGGCTTATCTCAAAAACCAGGGCTTCGCAACGCATGTTTATTTCGAATCGGCGGCCGTGATCGTGGCTTTTATTCTTTTGGGGAAATACCTGGAAGAAAACGCGAAGTCAAAAACTTCTTCGGCCATCAAAAAACTGATGAGCCTTGAGGCCAAAACGGCGCTGGTGGTCGTAAACGGTGAGTTGCAGGAACAGCCAATAGAAGCGATAGCGGTAAACAATACTGTACGGGTATTGCCCGGCAACCGGATTCCGCTGGACGGCACCGTTGAGGAAGGCTCCTCATATGTAGACGAAAGCATGATCAGTGGTGAACCGCTTCCGGTTTCGAAGAAAAAAGGCGATACGGTAATCGGCGGAACGGTCAACCAAAAAGGAACGCTAACCGTACGGGTCACCAAAACGGGGTCGGACACGATGCTGTCGCGGATTATCAATATGGTGCGTGACGCGCAAGGCAGTAAAGCGCCAATGCAAAAACTCGCCGACAAAATCGCCTCCGTATTCGTACCAATAGTTATCCTTATCGCTTTGATAAGCTTTGGCGTATGGTACGTCTTCGGACCCGAACCCCATATTTCCTACGCCATTATCACGGCGGTAACAGTATTGGTGATCGCCTGCCCTTGCGCATTGGGCCTTGCCACGCCAACGGCCCTGATGGCGGGAATTGGAAAAGGAGCCGAAAACGGAATCCTGATAAAAGACGCCGAACGCCTGGAAGCCCTAAAGACTTTGGATGTCGTGATTCTCGACAAAACGGGAACGCTAACCAAGGGAAAGCCCGAAGTCACAGCGGTTCACTTTGAGGGAGAAGTGGAAGAGCAGAAAGACTACAAAGGTGTGCTTAGGGAAATGGAACTGCACTCGGAGCACCCGCTGGCCAGCGCCGTAGCCAATTATTTTGATGAGGAAAGCCCTTTCAAACTCCATGATATAGAAAGTGTTCCCGGCAAAGGGCTTACGGCCAAAGCCGAAAGACGGACTTATTGGGTAGGCAACGAAAAAATGTTGCACGAAAAGGTGGAAAAGGTACCAGAAGAACTTACCCAAATGGCGGAAAACTGGAAAGTCGAAGGGAAAACGGTAGTCTATTTCGGGCAGAACAAAAAACCTTTGGCCGTCTTGGCCATCGCCGACCAACTAAAGGATGGATCTAAAGAAGCGGTCCAAGCCATCAAGAACCTAGGCGTATCAGTACACATGCTTACAGGTGACAATATGTCCACAGCCGAAGCGATAGCAAAACAGGTGGCAGTAGACAAGGTAAAAGCCGAAGCCCTGCCGGAAGACAAAGCCAAACACGTTAAGAAACTCAAGAAAAAAGGCCTGAAAGTAGGCATGGTAGGCGACGGCATCAACGACTCCCCCGCTCTGGCCCTAGCCGATGTGGGCATTGCGATGGGTCACGGCACGGACATCGCCATCGAGAGCGCCGACCTGACTTTGGTCAAAGGCGACTTGAGAGATATCGCCAAAGCGATACGGCTTTCGCGGATTACGGACCGCACAATCAAGGAAAACCTGTTTTGGGCGTTCTTCTATAATCTGATCGGTATTCCGATAGCCGCCGGCGTATTATACCCGTTCTTCGGTTTTCTGCTTAGCCCGATGATCGCCGGGGCGGCTATGGCCTTCAGCTCCGTCTCTGTAGTAACCAATAGCCTGCGGATTAGGGGGAAAAAGTTGGGTTGA
- a CDS encoding IS5 family transposase, with product MIKTSSSQLSIEGFLDPEIGRLNPENRWVKLANSIPWAELGLVYESKMSTGKGSPCKPARLVIGALIVKHKLNVSDAEAIEQIKENPYLQYFVGLGSFTTEKAFDPSLFTTVRKRLGYGDFNRMSSLLQHEGIRIAEGDRDEGSKDGHSGDAEDDKRVVSCDATVAPQEIPYPTDLGLLATARVQSEKIIDLLWPVARDSGLSKKPRTYRDKAHREYVGATRKKRKGAEFWRVCARRQLNYLERNLRHIDSLIEANKGVIRLKSRFLKILMVLHEIARQQSLMLETGANRVDGRIVNVFQPHVRPIVRGKNGSDTEFGAKLSVSLHEGYSYLDKAQWDAYYEGDAEVIRGHIDNFGERNPEMKLGKFVGDKIYGNRNARQTMSGAGVEFVGSPLGRPPSSPEKIRERKENRALHQRHRSRAEGKFGEVKRGLGLDKIQARRADTSLSWIACIFFVSNLKRFQSEIFFDLVFLSWKYGTWLQDSEKKQEKTVWQNILAG from the coding sequence ATGATCAAGACAAGTTCCTCGCAATTGAGTATAGAAGGTTTTTTGGACCCGGAAATAGGGCGCCTTAACCCGGAAAACAGATGGGTGAAGTTGGCCAACTCCATCCCCTGGGCGGAATTGGGTTTGGTCTACGAATCGAAAATGTCGACGGGCAAGGGCAGTCCGTGCAAACCGGCCCGGCTGGTCATCGGCGCGCTGATCGTGAAGCATAAGCTGAACGTTTCGGACGCCGAGGCGATAGAACAAATCAAAGAAAATCCGTATCTCCAGTATTTCGTGGGACTCGGCTCGTTCACCACGGAAAAGGCCTTTGACCCTTCGCTGTTCACGACGGTCCGCAAGCGGCTCGGGTACGGGGATTTTAACAGGATGAGTTCGCTTTTGCAACACGAGGGGATCCGTATTGCGGAGGGCGATCGGGATGAAGGGTCCAAAGACGGGCATTCCGGGGACGCCGAAGATGACAAGCGGGTTGTCTCCTGCGACGCGACGGTGGCGCCGCAAGAGATTCCATACCCCACGGACCTTGGGCTGTTGGCTACGGCGAGGGTGCAGTCGGAGAAAATCATCGACCTCCTTTGGCCCGTCGCCAGGGATTCCGGTTTATCCAAAAAGCCCCGGACTTACCGGGATAAAGCCCATAGGGAATATGTCGGGGCGACGAGAAAAAAGAGGAAAGGAGCCGAATTCTGGCGCGTGTGCGCACGCCGACAGCTGAATTATCTGGAACGGAACCTACGGCATATCGACAGCCTCATAGAGGCCAACAAGGGCGTTATACGCCTAAAAAGCAGGTTTTTGAAGATTCTGATGGTGCTTCACGAAATCGCCAGGCAACAGTCGCTCATGCTGGAGACCGGTGCCAACAGGGTGGACGGCCGCATCGTGAACGTCTTCCAGCCCCATGTCCGGCCGATAGTCCGGGGCAAAAACGGAAGCGACACCGAGTTCGGCGCCAAATTGTCCGTAAGCCTTCACGAAGGCTATTCCTATCTGGACAAGGCGCAATGGGACGCTTACTACGAGGGTGACGCGGAAGTGATCCGCGGGCACATCGACAATTTCGGGGAGAGAAACCCGGAAATGAAGCTCGGCAAATTCGTCGGGGACAAGATTTACGGAAACAGGAACGCCCGGCAGACCATGTCCGGCGCGGGTGTGGAATTCGTGGGATCCCCGTTGGGAAGGCCTCCCTCAAGTCCCGAAAAAATCAGGGAACGCAAGGAAAACCGGGCGCTTCACCAACGGCACCGAAGCAGGGCGGAAGGAAAATTCGGGGAAGTGAAACGGGGACTCGGATTGGACAAAATACAGGCAAGGAGAGCGGACACTTCGCTTTCATGGATCGCCTGCATTTTCTTCGTGTCCAACTTGAAAAGATTTCAGAGCGAAATCTTTTTTGACCTTGTTTTCCTGAGCTGGAAATACGGAACATGGCTTCAAGACAGCGAAAAGAAACAGGAAAAGACTGTCTGGCAAAATATCCTAGCTGGGTAG
- a CDS encoding family 20 glycosylhydrolase encodes MRMSFKTWAATLFFLCWLNVVWANVPIVPQPLEYQLTEGTLKLRPGFKLYADPAFKEIHPLLKSSLEEHLGFSLRSAKANAQKKVIAFTVDPALGKLGEEGYAIKITKSRVLVSASHRKGAFYGLQSLLQLIDASEGQYLACAEIFDKPRFSWRAYMLDEARFFKGMNEVKLLLDEMAFLKMNVFHWHLVDNEGWRIEIKKYPKLTKVGGTRKNSQIGPKKWNSPKRTDEPHSGFYTQEQIKEVVEYARLRNITVVPEIGMPGHSSAAVASYTWLGTLGKDIEVPDSFRCDDIFDITKPEVYNFLTDVLDEVMELFPSKVIHIGGDEVDFKIWDKSKSIKKFMKKKGINTLPDLQIYFTNKIGNYLQSKGRRLMGWNEVMGHQVDDRLYDEKVAVEGELAKNAVVHFWKGDKKLFLQAVEKGHDVVNSTNGYTYLDYSHSSIPLKKAFHFDPIPKNLDKAYHKNIIGMGCQMWGEWIPTSGDLHYMTFPRIAAYASVGWTDPARKDYDRFRSNLSRLAKRWKHKGLNMAPWDVSDPAPARKAPPKFDIAHAPAPLFRDPVFDGPADPSLIWVPKYKEWWMFYTQRRASAAFDNVAYCYGSAIGLAKSRDNGRSWTYAGVAKLPQPDSGHNTFWAPQVVFDRKTGDYHMFVTYIKGVRSNWGGAKQILHYSSKDMETWKAEKPIGTEECIDASVIRLEDGSWKMWYKDEANGSKTVSALSSDLKSWKLEGTSEISRNAHEGPVVFHWKGKYWMLTDKWNGLDCYVSDDATNWEPNNTILTKPGARPDDNVMGRHADVKIVNDRAYVFYFTHPGRRYNKSGQEIPESGTINYQRTSIQVAELEIINGKLTCDRDKYLRKSPHQ; translated from the coding sequence ATGAGAATGAGTTTTAAAACATGGGCGGCCACGCTGTTTTTTTTATGCTGGTTGAATGTCGTCTGGGCCAACGTACCTATCGTGCCCCAGCCATTGGAGTATCAGCTTACGGAAGGCACACTTAAGCTAAGGCCGGGATTCAAATTATATGCGGATCCGGCTTTTAAGGAAATACACCCTTTGCTGAAAAGTTCTCTGGAAGAACATCTCGGGTTTTCACTGAGATCAGCCAAAGCGAACGCCCAAAAGAAAGTGATAGCTTTCACTGTCGATCCTGCATTGGGGAAGCTGGGAGAGGAAGGCTATGCGATCAAAATTACCAAAAGCCGAGTATTGGTTTCTGCGTCGCACCGTAAAGGCGCCTTTTACGGCTTGCAGTCTTTGCTTCAGTTGATTGACGCTTCGGAAGGTCAATATTTGGCCTGCGCCGAGATCTTCGATAAGCCGCGGTTCTCTTGGCGGGCGTATATGCTTGACGAAGCCCGGTTTTTCAAGGGAATGAACGAAGTGAAGCTTTTGCTTGACGAGATGGCTTTCCTTAAAATGAACGTTTTCCATTGGCATTTGGTGGATAATGAGGGCTGGCGTATCGAGATCAAAAAATATCCGAAACTTACCAAGGTTGGGGGAACCCGTAAGAATTCGCAGATAGGTCCGAAAAAATGGAATAGTCCTAAACGTACGGACGAACCGCACTCCGGATTCTACACGCAGGAGCAGATCAAAGAAGTGGTGGAATACGCCCGTCTGCGCAATATCACCGTAGTGCCCGAAATCGGGATGCCCGGTCACTCTTCGGCCGCGGTGGCGTCTTACACTTGGCTTGGCACGTTGGGCAAAGACATTGAAGTGCCCGACTCGTTCCGTTGCGACGATATTTTCGATATCACCAAGCCCGAGGTTTATAACTTCCTTACCGATGTTTTGGACGAGGTGATGGAGCTTTTCCCTTCGAAAGTAATCCATATCGGTGGGGACGAGGTGGATTTCAAAATCTGGGATAAATCTAAAAGCATCAAAAAATTTATGAAGAAAAAAGGAATCAATACGCTTCCTGATCTTCAGATTTATTTTACAAACAAAATAGGAAACTACTTGCAGTCCAAAGGCCGGCGCCTGATGGGTTGGAACGAAGTGATGGGTCACCAAGTGGATGATCGTTTGTACGATGAGAAAGTGGCGGTTGAGGGGGAATTGGCCAAAAACGCGGTGGTTCATTTTTGGAAAGGTGACAAGAAGCTTTTTCTTCAAGCCGTTGAGAAGGGCCACGATGTGGTAAACTCAACTAACGGATACACGTATCTGGACTATTCGCATTCTTCTATTCCGTTAAAGAAAGCTTTCCATTTTGATCCGATACCGAAAAATCTGGACAAGGCTTATCACAAAAACATTATCGGTATGGGGTGTCAGATGTGGGGCGAATGGATCCCGACCAGCGGAGACCTGCATTATATGACTTTTCCGAGAATAGCCGCTTACGCTTCGGTAGGTTGGACGGACCCTGCGCGAAAGGATTATGATCGGTTCCGGTCCAACCTTTCCCGTTTGGCGAAGCGCTGGAAACACAAAGGCCTAAACATGGCGCCTTGGGACGTATCCGATCCGGCGCCGGCGCGAAAGGCTCCGCCAAAGTTTGATATCGCGCACGCTCCGGCACCGCTTTTCCGCGATCCCGTATTTGACGGTCCAGCCGATCCGAGCCTTATTTGGGTTCCCAAATACAAGGAATGGTGGATGTTCTACACGCAACGTCGCGCCAGTGCGGCTTTCGACAATGTCGCCTACTGCTACGGATCGGCTATTGGTTTGGCCAAATCCAGAGACAACGGCCGTAGCTGGACCTACGCCGGCGTGGCCAAACTTCCGCAACCCGACTCGGGGCACAATACTTTCTGGGCGCCACAAGTGGTTTTTGACCGCAAAACGGGCGATTACCATATGTTCGTGACCTATATCAAAGGCGTAAGGAGCAATTGGGGTGGAGCCAAGCAAATACTGCATTACAGCAGTAAGGATATGGAAACGTGGAAGGCCGAAAAACCGATAGGCACCGAGGAATGCATCGACGCGTCGGTGATTCGGCTGGAAGACGGCTCTTGGAAAATGTGGTATAAAGACGAAGCCAACGGTAGTAAGACGGTGTCGGCCCTGAGCTCCGATCTGAAAAGCTGGAAGCTGGAAGGCACGTCGGAAATATCCAGAAACGCGCACGAAGGTCCGGTAGTGTTTCATTGGAAAGGCAAGTACTGGATGCTCACCGACAAGTGGAACGGCTTGGACTGTTACGTCTCGGACGACGCCACCAATTGGGAGCCGAATAACACGATACTGACCAAGCCCGGCGCCAGACCCGACGACAACGTAATGGGTCGCCACGCCGACGTGAAGATTGTCAACGACCGCGCTTATGTTTTCTATTTTACCCATCCGGGCAGGCGTTACAACAAAAGTGGGCAGGAAATTCCGGAATCGGGCACGATCAATTATCAGAGAACTTCGATACAGGTGGCGGAACTGGAAATCATAAACGGTAAACTGACTTGTGACCGGGACAAATATTTGAGAAAAAGCCCGCATCAGTAA
- a CDS encoding Crp/Fnr family transcriptional regulator, producing the protein MHSELLGLFNQHAHLSPEDEELIISSFSLLRLAKGDFFLREGNTCKYVGFIKKGLVRYFVMKNDEESTFEFTKEGEFISDYSSFNRQSKSIQNIEAIEDCELLVIDYEKLQYLFKNTPQGNYIGRLVVEHRFDVMVNQLLAVYMQNSEQRYQKFIAEYSDLTQRIPQYLIASFVGVQPPSLSRIRKRISK; encoded by the coding sequence ATGCATTCAGAATTGCTCGGACTTTTTAATCAACACGCTCACCTGAGCCCTGAGGATGAGGAACTAATCATTTCAAGCTTTAGCCTATTGCGTCTGGCCAAAGGGGATTTCTTTTTAAGGGAAGGCAATACCTGCAAATACGTTGGATTTATAAAAAAAGGTCTTGTCAGGTATTTTGTAATGAAAAATGATGAGGAATCGACGTTCGAATTTACTAAAGAGGGGGAGTTTATTTCAGACTATTCGAGTTTTAACCGGCAATCAAAATCGATTCAGAATATAGAGGCCATCGAGGATTGCGAATTGTTGGTAATCGACTACGAAAAGCTTCAATATCTTTTTAAAAACACTCCCCAAGGCAATTATATAGGAAGGCTGGTAGTTGAGCACCGGTTTGATGTCATGGTTAACCAATTATTGGCTGTTTATATGCAGAACAGCGAGCAACGCTATCAAAAGTTTATCGCCGAATATTCGGACCTTACCCAAAGAATCCCCCAGTATCTTATCGCCTCTTTTGTGGGAGTGCAACCGCCGTCACTTAGCAGAATTAGGAAAAGGATTTCGAAATAG